The following coding sequences are from one Formosa haliotis window:
- a CDS encoding sulfurtransferase encodes MNPSIVSVTWLNNHINDENLIVLDCTLNNQLLKLSSDIQGVQIKNARFFDIKNKFSDTANDFPSAYPTQMQFEEEAQTLGINNNSVIVVYDSNGIYSSPRAWWLFKSMGHKEVYVLNGGLPEWLKSNFPVEKKSKRTYPKGSFKAKLNPDFVRRFDDVLENLSSKKELVIDVRSEDRFNGVVPEPREGLRSGKIENSINLPYTKVIENGKFKDEESIKLLFKFLENESRNIVFSCGSGITACVVFLATEGILANKKSVYDGSWTEWGEKTDK; translated from the coding sequence ATGAATCCTTCTATAGTTTCAGTAACTTGGTTAAATAACCATATAAACGACGAAAATCTAATTGTTTTAGATTGCACCTTAAATAATCAGTTGTTAAAATTATCCTCAGATATTCAAGGTGTTCAGATTAAAAATGCTCGGTTTTTCGATATCAAAAATAAGTTTAGTGATACTGCAAATGACTTTCCTTCAGCCTATCCAACTCAAATGCAGTTTGAAGAAGAAGCGCAAACCTTAGGGATTAATAATAATAGTGTTATTGTAGTTTACGATTCTAACGGAATTTATTCTAGTCCCAGAGCTTGGTGGTTATTCAAGTCTATGGGGCATAAGGAAGTGTATGTTTTAAATGGAGGTTTACCAGAATGGTTAAAAAGTAATTTTCCAGTTGAGAAAAAATCGAAAAGGACCTATCCGAAAGGAAGTTTTAAGGCCAAATTAAACCCAGATTTTGTTAGAAGATTTGATGATGTGTTGGAAAATTTATCTTCTAAAAAGGAATTGGTAATAGATGTGCGTTCTGAAGATAGATTTAATGGCGTTGTACCCGAACCTAGAGAAGGTTTGCGAAGTGGGAAGATTGAAAATTCAATTAATTTGCCTTATACTAAAGTAATTGAAAATGGAAAATTTAAAGACGAAGAAAGTATTAAGCTGCTGTTTAAATTTTTAGAAAATGAGAGCAGAAATATAGTGTTTAGTTGTGGCTCAGGAATTACCGCTTGTGTTGTGTTCTTGGCTACAGAAGGAATATTGGCTAATAAAAAATCCGTTTACGATGGGTCTTGGACGGAGTGGGGTGAAAAAACGGATAAATAA
- a CDS encoding 3-deoxy-D-manno-octulosonic acid transferase: MRFIYNTGIFLAHYALKALSVFNPKIKLGVLGRQNTFDILKQHISLQDKTLWFHCASLGEYEQGLPVFSEIKNVYPNHKVVLSFFSPSGYEIRKNAPIADCVVYLPLDSKKHAKTFLDLVHPELTVFVKYDIWPNILIELKRRHGKAILISALFRKEQTFFKAYGGFMRDPLFAFQHIFTQDEVSKQLLKSINYNATSVSGDTRFDRVSNQLKSDNTLDFIAEFKQDNLCLVAGSTWPEDETLLVQFINNEAPHDLKFIIAPHNIKPNQIQQLKTNLKAKTALFSDKDTVDLKDFQVLIIDTIGILTKIYNYADLAYIGGAVGSTGLHNTLEAAVFGVPIIIGNDYEKFPEAKAMIAKQGMFSVNNQADFNDILNKLITNPDFRKSSGEKNSDYVRKNKGAVDIISRYLHK; encoded by the coding sequence TTGAGATTTATCTATAATACCGGCATATTTCTAGCGCATTATGCCCTTAAGGCCCTTAGTGTTTTTAATCCAAAAATTAAACTAGGTGTTTTAGGGAGACAAAACACGTTCGACATATTAAAGCAGCACATCTCATTACAAGATAAAACACTTTGGTTTCATTGCGCCTCTTTAGGAGAATATGAACAAGGTCTCCCTGTGTTTTCCGAAATAAAAAATGTATACCCAAACCATAAAGTTGTGCTATCCTTTTTTTCACCTTCTGGTTATGAAATTAGGAAAAATGCCCCCATTGCAGATTGTGTTGTGTATCTTCCGTTAGACTCAAAAAAACATGCCAAAACGTTTTTAGACCTGGTTCATCCAGAACTTACGGTATTTGTGAAATACGACATCTGGCCCAATATTTTAATCGAACTAAAACGCAGACATGGTAAAGCCATATTAATTTCAGCCTTATTTAGAAAAGAACAAACCTTTTTTAAAGCTTATGGTGGATTTATGCGGGACCCCCTTTTTGCTTTCCAACATATTTTTACTCAGGATGAAGTCTCTAAACAACTCCTTAAATCTATAAATTATAACGCCACTAGTGTGTCTGGCGACACCCGTTTCGATCGTGTTTCTAATCAATTAAAAAGTGATAATACGTTAGATTTTATAGCAGAATTTAAACAAGACAATCTATGCCTTGTAGCAGGAAGTACATGGCCAGAAGACGAAACGCTATTAGTTCAATTTATAAATAATGAAGCTCCCCACGATTTAAAATTCATTATTGCGCCTCACAATATAAAACCAAATCAAATTCAGCAGCTTAAAACTAATTTAAAGGCAAAAACGGCATTGTTTTCTGACAAAGACACTGTCGATTTAAAAGATTTTCAAGTTTTAATAATTGATACAATTGGCATACTAACCAAAATTTACAATTATGCCGATTTAGCATATATTGGTGGTGCAGTGGGATCTACAGGCCTCCATAATACTCTTGAAGCTGCCGTTTTTGGTGTACCGATTATTATTGGAAATGATTATGAAAAATTTCCTGAAGCAAAAGCCATGATTGCAAAACAAGGGATGTTTTCTGTAAATAATCAAGCAGATTTCAACGACATTTTAAATAAACTCATTACTAATCCCGATTTTAGGAAGAGTTCAGGAGAAAAAAATTCAGATTACGTCAGAAAAAATAAAGGTGCTGTAGATATAATTAGCAGATACTTACACAAATAG
- a CDS encoding DegT/DnrJ/EryC1/StrS family aminotransferase, with protein MKKIQMVDLKGQYAKIKDVVNDSIQEVLETTAFVNGPMVHSFQKNLEHYLNVKHVIPCANGTDALQIAMMGLGLKPGDEVITTDFTFAATVEVIALLQLTPVLVDVEPDTFNINVEAIKNAITPKTKAIVPVHLFGQCANMEAIMEIAKAHNLYVIEDNAQAIGATYTYKDGTKVKAGTIGDVSATSFFPSKNLGCYGDGGAIFTNNDELAHIIRGIVNHGMYERYHHDVVGVNSRLDAIQAAVLEAKLPNLDSYNDARRTAANKYDAAFKDEAKITTPFRNGAEDNHVFHQYTLKVSGVDRDALAKYLNENDIPCGVYYPIPLHNQKAYKDSRYNEADFKVTNQLVKEVISLPMHTELDDEQIDFITSKVKAFING; from the coding sequence ATGAAAAAAATCCAGATGGTTGATCTAAAAGGTCAATATGCTAAAATAAAGGATGTTGTGAACGATTCTATCCAAGAAGTTTTAGAAACTACAGCATTTGTAAACGGACCAATGGTTCATAGTTTTCAGAAAAATTTAGAGCACTATTTAAATGTAAAACATGTTATTCCGTGTGCTAACGGTACAGATGCTTTACAAATAGCAATGATGGGCTTAGGCTTAAAACCGGGAGATGAAGTTATTACCACCGATTTTACCTTTGCTGCAACAGTTGAGGTTATTGCATTACTACAATTAACACCTGTTCTGGTAGATGTAGAGCCGGATACGTTTAATATAAATGTTGAAGCGATTAAAAATGCAATTACACCTAAAACAAAAGCTATAGTCCCAGTACATTTATTTGGTCAATGCGCCAATATGGAGGCTATAATGGAAATTGCTAAAGCACATAATTTATATGTCATTGAAGATAATGCGCAAGCTATTGGAGCGACGTATACTTATAAAGATGGCACTAAAGTAAAAGCAGGAACCATAGGCGATGTGTCTGCAACTTCATTTTTTCCGTCTAAAAACTTAGGGTGTTACGGCGATGGTGGTGCTATTTTTACCAATAACGACGAGTTAGCACATATTATTAGAGGAATTGTAAATCACGGTATGTATGAGCGTTATCATCATGATGTGGTTGGAGTAAATTCGCGTTTAGATGCTATTCAAGCCGCCGTTTTAGAAGCTAAATTACCAAATTTAGATAGTTATAATGATGCGAGAAGAACAGCGGCAAATAAATACGATGCGGCATTTAAAGATGAGGCGAAAATAACGACTCCTTTTAGAAATGGAGCTGAAGATAATCATGTGTTTCACCAATACACGCTTAAGGTTAGTGGTGTAGATCGCGATGCCTTAGCAAAGTACTTAAATGAAAATGATATTCCTTGCGGCGTATATTATCCAATTCCGTTGCATAACCAAAAGGCGTATAAAGACTCACGTTATAACGAAGCCGATTTTAAGGTAACAAACCAATTGGTTAAGGAAGTCATTTCTTTACCAATGCACACCGAGTTAGACGATGAGCAAATAGATTTTATTACATCAAAAGTAAAGGCATTTATAAATGGATAA
- the galE gene encoding UDP-glucose 4-epimerase GalE: MDKILVTGGLGFIGSHTVVELQNKGYEVIIIDNLSNSSRDVLQGITGITGKEPIFVELDLRDKKGVQDFFNAHSDIKGVIHFAASKAVGESVGNPLLYYENNINTLVYVLQELDKLEHANFIFSSSCTVYGQADELPITESAPVKPAESPYGNTKQIGEEIIKDSCKVIPNLNAIALRYFNPIGAHETALIGELPIGVPQNLVPFITQTAVGLREQLSVFGDDYPTADGTCIRDYIHVVDLAKAHVIALKRLLEDKNDSNFEVFNLGTGTGSSVLEVINAFERVSGEKLNYKIAPRREGDVIAAYANTEKANDVLGWKSELTLDDAMKSAWKWEQKIRQK; the protein is encoded by the coding sequence ATGGATAAAATATTAGTAACGGGAGGTCTCGGATTTATTGGCTCTCATACGGTAGTTGAACTTCAAAATAAAGGATACGAAGTTATAATTATAGATAACCTTTCAAATTCATCTCGCGATGTGTTGCAAGGTATAACAGGAATTACAGGGAAAGAACCCATTTTTGTTGAACTAGATTTAAGAGATAAAAAAGGTGTTCAAGATTTTTTTAATGCGCATAGCGATATAAAAGGTGTGATTCACTTTGCAGCAAGTAAGGCTGTGGGAGAAAGCGTAGGAAACCCATTATTATATTATGAAAATAATATAAATACCTTGGTGTACGTGCTTCAAGAGTTAGATAAATTAGAGCATGCAAACTTTATTTTTAGCTCGTCTTGTACGGTTTATGGGCAAGCAGATGAATTACCAATCACGGAAAGTGCTCCTGTAAAACCTGCAGAATCACCTTATGGGAACACCAAGCAAATTGGTGAAGAAATAATAAAAGATAGCTGTAAAGTAATTCCAAATTTAAACGCTATTGCTTTACGTTATTTCAATCCTATAGGAGCCCATGAAACCGCTTTAATTGGAGAATTACCAATTGGGGTGCCTCAAAATTTAGTGCCATTTATCACACAAACCGCTGTTGGTTTACGTGAACAACTTTCTGTTTTTGGCGATGATTACCCAACTGCCGATGGGACTTGTATTCGCGATTATATACATGTTGTCGATTTGGCAAAAGCACATGTTATAGCCTTAAAACGTTTGTTAGAAGATAAAAATGACTCTAATTTTGAAGTGTTCAATTTAGGAACAGGAACAGGAAGTTCTGTATTAGAAGTTATTAATGCTTTTGAACGTGTTTCTGGCGAAAAATTAAATTATAAAATAGCTCCAAGACGAGAAGGCGATGTAATTGCTGCATATGCTAATACAGAAAAAGCAAACGATGTTTTAGGATGGAAATCTGAATTAACTTTAGATGATGCCATGAAATCTGCATGGAAGTGGGAGCAGAAAATAAGACAAAAATAA
- the lspA gene encoding signal peptidase II, producing the protein MKIQRTAGILGLIVLNIALDQISKFIVRANVTPHKVTELIGDKFILTNVENSGAFLSLGSNLNPTLKSLFLLILPVAVLGYVTYYVLKNKTLDKLSVIGFSCIIGGGIANVYDRIMYGSVTDFLHIDLGGIFKTGVFNVADMSVMLGMGLLLFSNFKTKKKA; encoded by the coding sequence ATGAAAATACAAAGAACAGCTGGTATTCTTGGATTAATCGTTTTAAACATTGCACTCGATCAAATTTCAAAATTTATTGTTCGTGCCAATGTTACGCCACATAAAGTTACCGAATTAATAGGCGATAAATTTATCTTGACTAATGTGGAAAATTCTGGAGCATTTTTAAGCTTAGGAAGCAATTTAAATCCAACATTAAAAAGCTTATTCCTACTCATATTACCGGTTGCCGTATTGGGCTATGTCACCTATTATGTTTTAAAAAACAAAACGCTAGATAAGCTATCTGTAATAGGATTTTCATGCATTATAGGAGGTGGAATAGCAAATGTATACGATCGTATTATGTATGGATCTGTAACCGATTTTCTTCATATCGATCTTGGAGGAATCTTTAAAACTGGTGTTTTTAATGTCGCCGATATGTCGGTTATGCTAGGAATGGGACTGCTCCTATTTTCTAATTTCAAGACCAAGAAAAAAGCATAA
- the fabD gene encoding ACP S-malonyltransferase — protein MNAYIFPGQGAQFSGMGLDLYEKSTEAQALFEQANEILGFHITDIMFEGTAEDLKQTKVTQPAIFLHSVILAKTLGDQFKPEMVAGHSLGEFSALVAAGALTFKDGLKLVSQRALAMQKACELTPSTMAAVLGLEDKVVEDICASIDGVVVAANYNYPGQLVISGETEAVEKACEALKTAGARRALVLPVGGAFHSPMMEPAREELATAIKNTTFSKPKCPIYQNVTATAVTDENEIKENLISQLTAPVRWTQTIQNMIADGATHFTEVGPGKVLQGLVKKIDKTAETDSAILEAKEA, from the coding sequence ATGAACGCATATATATTTCCAGGTCAAGGCGCACAATTCTCAGGAATGGGTTTAGACCTTTATGAAAAATCTACCGAGGCTCAAGCCTTATTTGAACAAGCTAATGAAATTTTAGGATTTCATATTACAGATATTATGTTTGAAGGTACTGCAGAAGACCTAAAACAAACAAAAGTAACACAGCCTGCTATATTTTTACACTCCGTGATATTAGCTAAAACGCTAGGAGACCAATTTAAACCAGAAATGGTAGCCGGGCATTCGTTAGGAGAATTTTCTGCCTTAGTCGCTGCGGGAGCTTTAACCTTTAAAGACGGATTAAAATTAGTATCGCAACGTGCGCTAGCTATGCAAAAAGCTTGCGAATTAACGCCAAGTACTATGGCTGCAGTTTTAGGACTAGAAGATAAGGTTGTGGAAGACATTTGTGCGTCTATAGACGGTGTAGTAGTTGCTGCAAATTACAACTACCCTGGACAATTAGTTATTTCTGGAGAAACTGAAGCTGTAGAAAAGGCTTGTGAAGCTTTAAAAACTGCTGGAGCAAGACGTGCTTTAGTATTGCCCGTTGGAGGTGCATTCCACTCACCAATGATGGAACCTGCGCGAGAAGAACTAGCTACTGCCATAAAAAACACAACATTTAGCAAACCTAAATGCCCAATATACCAAAACGTAACCGCTACCGCTGTAACAGATGAAAATGAAATTAAAGAGAATTTAATTTCTCAACTAACCGCTCCTGTACGTTGGACACAAACCATTCAAAATATGATTGCAGATGGGGCAACACATTTTACAGAAGTTGGTCCTGGTAAAGTATTACAAGGTTTGGTTAAAAAGATCGATAAAACTGCCGAGACAGATTCTGCAATTTTAGAAGCGAAAGAAGCCTAA
- a CDS encoding sugar O-acetyltransferase, with protein MTEKEKMLAGEMYSPSDPELTKERHNARLLFQKANSLSDDFKKERDALYTKLLNSGDNLWIEPPFHCDYGSSIKVGHNVFMNFNCCILDIAPVTIGNHVMFGPHVQVYSATHPLEAKARNSGKEYGKPVTIGNNVWVGGHSTICPGVTLGNNVVVGAGSVVTKSFPDDVVIAGNPARIIKTIDNSEETTI; from the coding sequence ATGACTGAAAAAGAAAAAATGTTGGCTGGTGAAATGTACTCACCTTCAGATCCAGAATTAACCAAAGAGCGACATAATGCACGTTTACTTTTTCAAAAAGCCAATAGTTTATCAGACGATTTTAAAAAGGAGCGCGATGCTTTATATACGAAGCTGTTAAATTCTGGCGATAATTTATGGATAGAACCTCCTTTTCATTGCGATTATGGCTCCAGTATTAAAGTTGGCCATAATGTTTTTATGAATTTCAATTGTTGCATATTAGACATCGCACCAGTAACCATTGGAAATCATGTTATGTTTGGCCCACATGTTCAAGTGTATTCGGCTACACACCCATTAGAAGCCAAAGCTAGAAATAGCGGAAAAGAATATGGCAAACCTGTCACTATTGGTAATAATGTATGGGTTGGCGGACATAGTACTATTTGCCCTGGAGTTACTTTAGGCAATAATGTAGTAGTTGGTGCCGGCTCTGTAGTTACTAAAAGTTTTCCAGATGATGTTGTAATTGCTGGTAATCCTGCACGCATTATTAAAACGATTGATAACAGTGAAGAAACCACCATTTAA
- a CDS encoding dihydrofolate reductase → MFGNKKNKPQIDKEQLELIKHAQKRIQQKKGLYTHFILFLIGSVAIIVANLGLHIGESFRPLNVDWFVPVVGFWFLILLYHAFNVFVIHRFMGSSWQQEQLDKLVAKQREGIAKLEKTLPNLEPETPVVLDEKKKLSRKQNLTLIVAAAENNAIGKDNQLIWHLSDDLKRFKSLTSGHCIIMGRKTFESFPKPLPNRTHIVITYQENYKAPLGVVVVHNFQDALDAAKEDYNPYVIGGGEIYKQALPFANKIELTRVHDTFDADTFFPEIDKSVWEETYHKFHSKDESNDHEFSFITYERI, encoded by the coding sequence ATGTTCGGCAATAAAAAAAATAAACCTCAGATAGATAAGGAGCAACTAGAGCTTATTAAACATGCTCAAAAACGCATTCAACAAAAAAAAGGTTTATACACACATTTTATCTTATTCCTAATTGGATCTGTAGCTATTATTGTCGCTAATTTAGGACTTCATATTGGAGAATCTTTTAGACCTTTAAATGTAGATTGGTTTGTACCTGTAGTTGGCTTTTGGTTCTTAATTTTACTTTACCATGCTTTTAATGTATTTGTAATTCACCGGTTTATGGGCTCTAGTTGGCAACAAGAGCAATTGGACAAATTGGTTGCTAAACAAAGAGAAGGCATTGCCAAGTTAGAAAAAACCTTACCTAATCTAGAACCAGAAACTCCTGTTGTTCTAGATGAAAAAAAAAAACTGAGTAGAAAGCAAAATCTTACGCTTATTGTCGCCGCGGCCGAGAACAATGCCATAGGAAAAGACAACCAGCTAATATGGCATTTAAGCGACGATTTAAAACGCTTCAAATCGTTAACTTCAGGGCATTGTATTATTATGGGGAGAAAAACCTTCGAGAGTTTCCCTAAACCATTACCTAACCGTACCCACATAGTTATAACCTACCAAGAGAATTACAAAGCACCGCTAGGTGTGGTTGTGGTTCATAATTTTCAAGATGCCTTAGATGCCGCTAAAGAAGATTATAATCCGTATGTTATTGGTGGGGGCGAAATTTACAAACAGGCACTACCTTTTGCTAACAAAATAGAATTAACCCGTGTTCACGATACTTTTGATGCAGATACCTTCTTCCCTGAAATAGACAAATCTGTTTGGGAAGAAACCTACCATAAATTTCATTCAAAAGATGAGAGTAACGATCATGAGTTTTCGTTTATAACCTACGAACGCATTTAA
- a CDS encoding isoamylase early set domain-containing protein has translation MAISKQYLKSKPVCKVTFAVPAEAAEEVTVVGCFNEWDAKATPLKKLKSGVFKGTVNLESDKSYEFRYVVDGAFQNEEEADGQVWNDYAGAENSVLNL, from the coding sequence ATGGCAATTTCAAAACAATATTTAAAAAGTAAACCTGTTTGTAAAGTAACTTTTGCTGTGCCAGCAGAAGCAGCAGAAGAAGTAACTGTTGTTGGATGTTTTAATGAGTGGGATGCTAAAGCAACTCCATTAAAGAAACTAAAAAGTGGTGTATTTAAAGGAACTGTAAATTTAGAGTCCGATAAATCATACGAATTTAGATATGTGGTTGATGGTGCTTTTCAGAATGAAGAAGAAGCAGATGGACAGGTATGGAATGATTATGCAGGAGCAGAGAATAGTGTGTTAAATTTATAA
- a CDS encoding thymidylate synthase — MKQYLDLINHVLENGNEKGDRTGTGTKSVFGYQMRFDLSEGFPMVTTKKLHLKSIIYELLWFLKGDTNIDYLTEHGVKIWNEWADENGDLGPVYGHQWRNWNNDEIDQIKEIVETLKTNPNSRRMLVSAWNPSVLPDTSKSFSENVANGKAALPPCHAFFQFYVADGKLSCQLYQRSADIFLGVPFNIASYALFTMMMAQVCGYQAGEFIHTFGDAHIYSNHFDQVKLQLSRTPRPLPKMVINPEVKDIFDFKFEDFTLVDYNPHPHIKGAVAI; from the coding sequence ATGAAACAATATTTAGATCTTATAAACCACGTTTTAGAAAACGGTAATGAAAAAGGAGATCGTACAGGAACCGGAACAAAAAGTGTTTTTGGCTATCAAATGCGATTCGATTTAAGTGAAGGGTTTCCTATGGTTACAACAAAGAAACTTCATTTAAAATCTATTATTTATGAATTACTTTGGTTTTTAAAAGGCGATACAAATATCGATTATTTAACAGAACACGGCGTTAAAATCTGGAACGAATGGGCCGATGAGAATGGCGATTTAGGTCCTGTTTATGGGCACCAATGGCGTAATTGGAATAATGACGAAATAGATCAAATAAAAGAAATTGTTGAAACCTTAAAAACCAATCCAAACAGCAGACGCATGTTGGTTTCGGCATGGAATCCTTCAGTTTTACCAGACACTTCAAAATCGTTCAGCGAAAATGTGGCCAACGGAAAAGCAGCGCTTCCTCCGTGCCATGCCTTTTTTCAATTTTATGTAGCCGATGGCAAATTATCTTGCCAGTTGTACCAACGTAGTGCAGATATCTTTCTTGGTGTCCCTTTTAATATTGCATCGTATGCCCTATTTACCATGATGATGGCACAAGTTTGTGGTTACCAAGCAGGAGAATTTATTCACACTTTTGGTGACGCACATATATACAGCAATCATTTCGACCAGGTGAAATTACAATTAAGTAGAACACCTAGACCGCTGCCAAAAATGGTAATAAACCCAGAAGTTAAAGACATCTTCGATTTCAAGTTCGAAGATTTTACTTTAGTCGATTATAATCCACATCCACACATAAAAGGTGCGGTTGCGATATAA
- a CDS encoding NupC/NupG family nucleoside CNT transporter produces MKHLLFAFTFIFSCLFTTVHAQSIEKLWQLDQVQTKIEDSTLTANKTIATIHLENGEFDIAFKDTNSTNASGDYMLQNNLLVFYYNTPSDRIQHYKISELTDSTLVFSEKQNVYKFTTPLSVSPSTIATAQEDTIIPSQGFSTGSLLRGLLGMLVLLLICYLLSHNRKAINWKTIGAGLSAQIILAFGVLKIEFVQDTFEFVGKIFVKILEFTQAGSQFLLGGMMDVDSFGFIFVFQILPTIIFFSALTSVLFYLGVIQIVVKGLAWILTKLLGISGAESLSVAGNIFLGQTEAPLMIKAYLERMTKSEILLVMVGGMATVAGGVLAAYIGFLGGEDQALKIFYAKHLLTASVMAAPGAIVISKMLYPQQEEISTEVEVSQENIGSNILDAIANGTTEGLKLAANVGAMLLVFVAFIAMINYGFGKLGTIGGLNAWIAQNTPYTAFSLEFILGYIFSPLMWVIGVAKQDMALMGQLLGIKLAASEFVGYIQLAELKNIANPIHFKFEKSIIMATYMLCGFANFASIGIQIGGIGSLAPGQRKVLSEFGMRALIGGTIASLLSATIAGMIIG; encoded by the coding sequence ATGAAACACCTTTTATTTGCCTTTACATTTATTTTCTCCTGTTTGTTCACGACTGTGCATGCACAAAGCATAGAAAAATTATGGCAACTAGACCAGGTGCAAACCAAAATAGAGGATTCTACATTAACAGCAAATAAAACCATAGCAACAATACACCTTGAAAACGGGGAATTTGATATTGCTTTTAAAGATACCAACAGCACAAATGCCTCTGGAGATTATATGCTTCAGAATAATTTGTTGGTTTTTTATTACAATACACCTTCCGACAGAATTCAGCATTATAAAATTTCTGAACTTACAGATTCTACCTTGGTTTTTTCTGAAAAACAGAACGTTTATAAATTTACAACACCACTATCTGTTTCCCCGAGCACCATTGCAACAGCTCAAGAAGATACTATAATACCCAGTCAAGGATTTTCTACCGGAAGTCTGCTTCGTGGACTTTTAGGGATGCTTGTTCTACTTTTAATTTGTTACCTGTTAAGTCATAATAGAAAGGCTATCAACTGGAAAACTATTGGTGCTGGACTTAGTGCTCAAATTATATTAGCTTTTGGTGTTTTAAAGATTGAATTTGTTCAAGATACTTTTGAATTTGTTGGAAAAATATTTGTAAAAATCCTAGAATTCACCCAAGCAGGAAGTCAGTTTCTATTGGGCGGTATGATGGATGTAGACAGTTTCGGATTCATTTTTGTATTTCAAATTCTACCAACTATTATATTCTTTTCGGCTCTAACCTCGGTATTGTTTTACCTGGGTGTTATACAAATTGTAGTAAAAGGATTAGCTTGGATTTTAACTAAACTTCTAGGCATTTCTGGTGCAGAAAGTTTAAGTGTGGCTGGAAACATTTTTCTTGGTCAAACAGAAGCACCTTTAATGATTAAAGCCTATCTAGAGCGCATGACTAAGTCTGAAATATTGCTTGTTATGGTCGGAGGTATGGCCACTGTGGCTGGAGGTGTTTTAGCGGCATATATTGGGTTTTTAGGTGGTGAAGACCAAGCCTTAAAAATATTTTACGCCAAGCATTTATTAACAGCCTCTGTAATGGCCGCACCGGGAGCGATTGTTATTTCAAAAATGCTCTATCCACAACAAGAAGAAATTAGTACAGAAGTAGAAGTTTCTCAAGAAAATATTGGGTCGAACATATTAGATGCCATAGCCAATGGTACAACCGAAGGTTTAAAATTAGCCGCGAATGTTGGTGCTATGTTATTAGTATTTGTGGCCTTTATTGCCATGATAAATTATGGTTTTGGTAAGCTAGGAACCATAGGCGGATTAAACGCTTGGATTGCTCAAAACACACCATACACAGCCTTTTCGCTAGAATTTATTCTAGGATATATCTTTTCGCCATTAATGTGGGTTATAGGTGTTGCAAAACAAGATATGGCGCTTATGGGGCAATTATTAGGAATTAAACTCGCGGCTAGTGAATTTGTTGGTTATATACAATTAGCCGAATTAAAAAACATTGCCAACCCTATACATTTTAAATTTGAAAAATCAATTATTATGGCCACGTATATGCTGTGTGGTTTTGCGAACTTTGCATCTATCGGAATTCAAATTGGTGGTATAGGATCTTTAGCTCCAGGACAAAGAAAAGTGCTTTCAGAATTTGGAATGCGTGCTTTAATTGGGGGAACTATTGCCTCTTTATTATCTGCCACCATAGCAGGTATGATTATTGGATAA
- a CDS encoding bifunctional nuclease family protein codes for MSLVRLNIKGISYSQTQNGAYALILNEVDGDRKLPIVIGAFEAQSIAIALEKEIRPPRPLTHDLFKNFSDRFDITVKQVIIHKLVDGVFYSSLICERDKIEEIIDARTSDAIALALRFQAPIFTYKNILDKAGIYLKVNPEKENENETTQPDVLVEDLVAEELESTPSQDDYKGKTLDELNTMLAEAVSNEDYEKAAKIRDEISKR; via the coding sequence ATGAGTTTAGTTAGACTTAATATAAAGGGAATTTCTTATAGCCAAACCCAAAATGGCGCATATGCTTTAATACTCAACGAAGTAGATGGCGATCGAAAGTTACCAATTGTTATTGGAGCTTTCGAAGCACAATCTATTGCCATAGCTTTAGAGAAAGAAATTAGACCCCCACGACCGTTAACCCACGATTTATTCAAAAATTTTTCTGATAGATTTGATATCACCGTAAAACAAGTTATTATTCATAAACTGGTAGATGGTGTATTTTATTCTAGCCTAATATGTGAACGCGATAAAATCGAAGAGATTATTGATGCGAGAACAAGCGATGCTATTGCTTTAGCCCTACGTTTTCAAGCACCAATATTTACCTATAAAAACATATTAGATAAGGCTGGAATTTATTTAAAAGTGAATCCAGAAAAAGAGAACGAAAACGAAACAACACAACCAGACGTGTTAGTAGAAGATTTAGTTGCGGAAGAATTGGAATCGACACCAAGTCAAGATGACTATAAAGGAAAAACTTTAGATGAATTGAATACCATGCTTGCCGAAGCGGTCTCGAATGAAGATTACGAAAAAGCTGCAAAAATTCGAGATGAAATTTCGAAACGTTAA